GTGGCGGTGAGGCGGATCGTGTTCGGTCCGACGAGCACTGCGCGCGTCGCGAGGATGATCGCGCCGGCATTCTCCAACCCCTTGCGATAGAGACCTTCGAGGCGTGCGATCTCCTTCTCCTTGGCCGAAACGAGCGCCGGCCAGTCGAACTTCGTTTCGCCGACCTGCCAGCCGAAGCCGGCCGCATCCTCGAAATGCTCGTGGAACTGCGAGGCATAGACATAGAGCTTCTTCGGCACGCAGCCGCGGATGACGCAGGTGCCGCCGAAGCGGAACTCCTCGGCGATCGCCACCTTCTTGCCCATGGCGGCGGCAAGGCGCGCGCTGCGCACGCCGCCGGAGCCTCCACCGATGACGAAGAGGTCGTAGTCGAATGTCGTCATGTCGCGATCTCCTGCGGGCAAGCCTGGCCGAACGGCCGTCTAAGGACGCGGAAGGCGAATCCGCCCGCTGCGTCCGACACATATAGGAACAGCGCGCCCAAAAGGAAAAGGCCGGATCGCCGGTTGAGCGCCACTCCCGCTGCGGTCGCTTTACATTACCGGAAAATCCGCCCCAAATGCTGGGCCGGGCGGCGTGGATGCCCGATTTACGCCGGGGCGAAGGGCCGTTAGGAAATACCCGACCGATTGTGGTCCAAGTGGATGATCATCATGACAAAGCCCCTGCGTACCGCGGCCTGCGCGGCCGTACTCGCCCTCCTGGCAGGCCCTGCGGCCGCCGAAGACCTCGTCTTCGAGCTAAGGAACGGCACCAATTCCACGCTCACCGCCTTCTACACCTCCCCGGTCGGCGAGGACCGGTGGGAAGAGGATGTGTTCGGCGACCAGGTGCTCGAGCCCGGCGAGACGATCGAAGTCACCATCGCGGATGGCCGCGACGTCTGCGAGTACGACATGCGCTTCGAGTTTTCGGAGGATTCCGCCTTGGATACGACGACCGACACGCAGAACCTGTGCGAACTCGGCTCCTACACGATCCATGAATAGACGGTGGCGGGCCGTCGCCATCGAGGCATATGAAAAAGGCGGCCCGTGGCCGCCTTTTTCCGTCGATACTTACTGCTTCGGCTTCGCGTCGCCGCCTTCGGCAGGCTTGGCGCCGATCATCTGGTCGAGCTTGGTGCCGCTTTCGGTGCGCAGGTCGCGGTCGATGCCCGAAGCCCAGATTTCGGCAGCCTTCACGACTTCGCGCGTGGCGATCGGACCGTCCGACAGCAGCTTCTTGCCGACGGCCGAGCCGTAGAAGTCGGCGATGGCCTTCAGCTCGTCCTGCGTGAAGGTCTTGGCGTAGATCGTCGCGGCTTCCTTCTCGAGGTCGGCGCGGCGCGGCGCCAGCGCCAGCGCCTGTTCGTCGACGACGGCACTGATTTCCGGTTCGTGGTTCGGCGAGGCCTGCACGAGAGACGCCTTCACCCGCGCGGCAAGGCTCGGAAGGATGTCGTCGAAGCGGCTCGTCGCGCCGATGGCGTCGATGGCGGCGCGGGCTGCCTTGATCTGCGCGTCCGTGACGTCCTGCGCCTTGACGGCGCCGGCAAAGCCAGCCGAAACGATGAGGGTCACCGCGAGGGTCCGGCCGAAACCAGCAAATTTGATCATGTCGGTCTGTGCTCCTGTCTATTCTTTCGCCGTCAGCGTGCGCGCACCAGCGGGTCCCGCGATGATGGCAAGCGACGCCATATTGATGAAGAGGCCGTGTTCGACGACGCCCGGTATGTCATTGAGATTGCTTGCGAGCGCATCTGCATCAGGAATGCGGCCAAAAGATGCGTCGAGAATGTAGTGTCCACCGTCCGTCATGAACGGGCCATCGCCGGAGGTGCGCAGTGCGATCGGGCCGCAAAGGCCGAGGCGCGCGGCCGTCTTCTCGATGGCGATGCGCGTTGCGGCAAGACCGAACGGATTGACCTCGATCGGCAGCTTGAAGGCGCCGAGCGTCTCGACGACCTTGCTCTCGTCGGCGATCACGATCATGCGCTGCGAGGCGCTGGCGACGATCTTCTCGCGCAGCAGCGCGCCGCCGCCGCCCTTGATGAGGCGCAGCCTGCCGTCCACCTCGTCGGCGCCGTCGATGGTGAGGTCGAGTT
The Shinella zoogloeoides DNA segment above includes these coding regions:
- a CDS encoding DUF2059 domain-containing protein; the encoded protein is MIKFAGFGRTLAVTLIVSAGFAGAVKAQDVTDAQIKAARAAIDAIGATSRFDDILPSLAARVKASLVQASPNHEPEISAVVDEQALALAPRRADLEKEAATIYAKTFTQDELKAIADFYGSAVGKKLLSDGPIATREVVKAAEIWASGIDRDLRTESGTKLDQMIGAKPAEGGDAKPKQ
- the rpiA gene encoding ribose-5-phosphate isomerase RpiA — translated: MDAREMKIKAAEAALAHVEDGMRLGIGTGSTAEEFVRLLAEKVAGGLRVEGVPTSERTARLCVELGVPLKSLDELPELDLTIDGADEVDGRLRLIKGGGGALLREKIVASASQRMIVIADESKVVETLGAFKLPIEVNPFGLAATRIAIEKTAARLGLCGPIALRTSGDGPFMTDGGHYILDASFGRIPDADALASNLNDIPGVVEHGLFINMASLAIIAGPAGARTLTAKE